Genomic segment of Sphingopyxis lindanitolerans:
CGGAGGGCGCTGCCTGCCGCGCGTTGCGGAACGACAACGCCGACACCGCGGTGCTCGGCCGCGTCGACCGGCCGAGCCAGGCGATGCCCCGCATGTCGAAGGCGTCGGCGGTCGGGTCGCTCAGGCGCTGCTCATAGGCCGCGAGCCCGGCGTCGGAGGTGATCAGCAGGTTGACCGGCAGTCGCAGCATCGCGCCGTCGGGCTCGAAGATCAGATGTTGCACCCCCGGCAGCCGGTCGGCGACGGGGGCAAAGAGCTGCGTATAGAGTTTGCGCGCGGTGGCGGCGTCGAAGGGATAGGTGACGCGCTTGCCATTTTCGACGATCGAGATGGTCGAGCGGATCGTGTCGACCGCGGTCTCGAGCCCCTCTGCGCTGATGTCGCTGCGCCACAATATCGCGTCGCCCTGACCGATCAGCATCGCATAGACCGAATCGCCGACGACGAGCATCTTCAGATAGGCCTCGTCGGGGCGCAGCACCCGTTGCAGCTCGGCAAGATCGAGCTTGCCCGACGCGACGACGCTATATTGCGGATAGGCGCCGAGCTTGGTGACCGTTTCCGCCTGCTGGAACGACAGATTGTCGAGCTGGATCTTGAGGTCGGCGCGCATCGCGTCGACCTCTGCCGTCTCGGGCAATTGCGCGAGCCGGGCATCCTCGATCCGCGCGCGCTCGACGTCGCGGTTCAGCGTCGTCGCCTGACGGAACAGGCGCGCGCCATCGTCGCTGCCCGCCGACAATTCGCGCGCAAGGAGCGCCTGGGTGTCGGCGACGCCGGGCCGGACCTGGAGCTGGCTGGCGACGAAGAAATCCTCCGTCGCCTTGGGATCGGTCGCGGCGCGGCTGGCGAGCAGGCGGTAATAGGGCGCCATCATGTTCGCCATGCCGGTGGTCGAACGCTGCGAACTGGCGAGCGCGCCGACGACATCGTGATAGATGGCGAGCGCCTTGTCGTCCTCGCCATGACGGGTGAGGAAAGCGGCGTAGCGCGCGCGCGCCGAAGCGAGCGCATTGGTTTCGGGATATTCGACCGCGAGCGCGCCGATCGATTCCTGAAAGCGCGCGTCGGCGGCGCTGTTGTCGCCGAGCGCCTCTTCGCTGAGCGCCAGCTCGCCGAGCATCTGCGAGCGCAGGCGGACGATCGAGGTCACGCGCCCGTCGCGCACCGCGAGCGCGTCGGCCAGCCCCTTGAGCTGCGCTGCCTTCGCGGCTTTTGCGTCGCCGCGCAGCCGCTCGACCGTGCCGAGCAGATGGACCGCCTGCGCGTCGATGATCTGCGCGCGTTCGGCCGGGGTCAGCCGCTCGCGGTCACCGCCCTGGCGCACCGCGCGGGCATTGGCGCCGCTGTTGACCCCCGCGACGATCTCGGGGGTCAGCGTGACCGCGTCGCCATCGACCTTGACCTCGTTGACGAGCGGCGGAATCGGGGTTTCGAGCAGCGCCTCGGCGCCGCCATAATCGCGCTGGTTGAGCGCGTGGATCGCACGGAAGTTGCGGCGCAGGCGAAGCTGGACCGGGTCGCTGGTCGGAATCGCCTCGACCTCGCCGAACAGGCGATCGGCTTCGGCGAATTCGCCGAGGTTCGAGCGCTGGAGCGCGCGATTGAGCGTGAATTCGGTCGGATCGATGCCCGCGGCCGCCTGTTCGTCCTCGGTGCGCAGCGACAGCGCTTCGAAAAATTCGGCCGCCTCGGCATAGTCGCCGGCATGGTTGCGGCGATATCCCTCGGCCAGCGCCTTGTCGACGTCGATCGTCCCCGCGAGCGTCCGCGCAAAGCCGTCGCCGCCGCCGACCGAGGTCGTCGCGACCTTGATCTGGCCGGGCGCGACCTTTCTTTGCCGGATCGATTCGAGGGCAAGGGTCAGCGCGTCGCCATAAGCGGCGAATCCCTCGACCGCATAAGCGGTGTTGCCGTCGGCCTCGATCCGGGTTTGCCACGCGACATGGCTGTCCTTGACCGTGCAGGCGCCGTCGGCGGCGCAGTCGATGGTTCCGGCGCGCGCCGCCTCGATTCGGGCGCGGGCCTCGTCGGCGTTCGCGCGCAGCATGCGGACCGTGCCGACGGGCTGGCTGGCATCGCGGCAGACGATCACCCAGGCGCGGTCGAACATGCCCTTGATCACCGGATCGCGGAGCGTCGCCTGGACTTCGCACAGAGCCCCGCCCTGGTCGCCGATCGAAAAGCTGTCGCGAAGCGTCGGGTCGTCGGGTTGCGCCACGGCGGGGGGCGATAGCCCCGCGGCGAGCGCAGCCAGAATCGGCACGAAAAACGGACGTCGAACGGTCATCACCAATCCCCCAAAGACGAGCTTCGACGCGCCATGCCTGCGATGTCGGGGGCATGGCGCAGTCTATACGCTGCGGTACGACCCATTCCCGTCGCCGCGGACCCTAAACCCTTCGTCTGCAAAAGGGAAGTGATCTGCCGCACAGCCGCCTTGCGCGCCATGGCGGGGTAACCTATCTGGGAAGGACAATTCCATTCCGGTGAGGACAAGATGAGCGCATTCGACGATCGTAAACGGGCCGAGGAAGCGAAATATGTGCGCGACCAGGACGTGCTGTTCCGCATCACGGCGCGCCGCAACCGGCTGGTCGGCGAATGGGCCGCCGAACGCATGGGCCTGACCCCCGAAGAGACCGACGCTTATGCCAAGGCGGTGGTGCAGGCCGATTTCGAGGAAGCGGGCGACGAGGATGTGATCCGCAAGCTGGCGGGCGACCTGACCGCCGCGCAGGTCGAGATCAGCGACGCCGAAATCCGCGCCGCGCTCAACGAAAAGAGCGCCGAGGCGCGGCGCCAGTTCATCGACAGCGAGAATTGAGGCCGATCCGATGGGCATGCGCGAGGATGAGCTGAAGACGATGATCGAGGCGGCGCTTCCGGGCGCGGTCGTGACGATCACCGATCTGGCGGGCGACAACGACCATTATTCGGCGCATATCGTCAGCGAATCCTTTCGCGGCCTGACCCGCGTCGCGCAGCATAAGGCGGTCTATGCCGCGCTCGGCGGACGCATGGGCGGCGAACTTCATGCCTTGCAATTGACCACCGTCGTTCCTTCATAGGGACAAGACGCAATTTTTTCGGCGCGCCGCGCCACCGGAGACTTTGAAATGAGCGAGACCGCCACCCCCCAAGCCACTGGCGACCGCATTGCGAAGCTGGTCGCCGACCATCCCGTGCTGTTGTTCATGAAGGGCACGCCGCTGTTTCCGCAATGCGGCTTTTCGTCGCGCGCGATCGCGATGCTCGACCGCCTCGGCGTCGAATATGACACCGTCGACGTGCTTCAGGACATGGACGTCCGCCAGGGGATCAAGGAATTTTCGGACTGGCCGACGATCCCCCAGCTTTATGTGAAGGGCGAATTCGTCGGCGGCAGCGACATCATGATGGAGATGTGGGAAGCCGGCGAACTGCACCAGTTGATGGACGGCGTTCCGACGCGGGCGGAATAGGCATTGGCGACCGGGCGCTTTGCAAGCAGCCTGTTGCTTTTGGGTCCATCGCTGCTCTTTTTTGCTTCGTCATCCTGAATTTGTTTCAGGGTCCACGGCCTGCCTTTGCCACCCATGCAGCGCTGGACGCGCGTTCAGGCCATGGATGCTGAAACAAGTTCAGCATGACGAGGCATGGGGTTCGGTTCTCTGCCGAAATTATTAGGGATCGGAGCGTCGATTGTAACGTCTCGACGTCCGGCTTCGTATCTGGGACATATCGCTCGTCGAAGCCTGTGGAGGCGTAGCGCGTCATGATCCTTTTCCTTCTTGCCTATCTGGGCGGTGCGCTGACGATCGTCAGCCCGTGCATCCTGCCGGTGCTACCCTTCGTCTTTGCGCGCGCCGATCAGCCGTTCGCGCGCAGCGGGCTGCCGCTCCTGCTCGGGATGGCGATCACCTTTGCCGGGGTCGCGACGCTGGCGGTGGTCGGCGGCGGCTGGGTCGTTCAGGCCAATGCCTATGGGCGCGTCGCGGCGCTCGTCGTCCTCGGCCTGTTCGGGCTGCTGCTGTTGTTCCCGTCGCTCGCCGACCGCGCGACGCGGCCGCTGGTCGCGCTGGGCGCCCGGCTGTCGCAAAATACCGCGGGGCCTGCGCGCTCGACCTTCCTCTCCTCGCTGCTGCTTGGGGTCGCGACCGGGCTTTTGTGGGCGCCGTGCGCGGGGCCGGTGCTCGGCCTGCTGCTGACCGGCGCGGCCTTGCAGGGCGCGAGCGCGCAGACGTCGCTGCTGCTGCTTGCCTATGCGCTCGGCGCGGCGACGTCGCTCGCGCTCGCGCTGCTCGTCGGCGGGCGCGTGTTCGCGGCGATGAAGCGGTCGATCCGCGCCGGCGAATGGCTGCGCCGGGGGTTGGGCGCGGCGGTGCTGGCGGGGGTGATCGCGATCGGGTTCGGCCTCGACACCGGGCTGCTGACCCGGCTGTCGCTCGCGAGCACGGCGCGTTTCGAGCAGTCGCTGCTCGACCGGCTGCACCCCGAAGGCGCGATGCCGAAGGCGATGCCGGGCGCCGATGCGCTGGCCGACAAGGGGCCGTTTCCATCGCTCGCGGGGGCGACCGGCTGGATGAACTCGCCGCCGCTGACGGCCGAGGGGCTGCGCGGCAAGGTCGTGCTGATCGATTTCTGGACCTATTCGTGCATCAACTGCCTGCGCACGCTGCCCTATGTGAAGGCGTGGGACGCGAAATATCGCGACAAGGGGCTGGTCGTGATCGGGGTGCATACGCCCGAATTCGCGTTCGAGCGCGATCCCGCCAATGTCCGCAAGGCGATCGCCGACCTTGGCATTCCCTATCCGGTCGCGCTTGACAATCGCTATGCGATCTGGCGCGGCTTCGACAATCAATATTGGCCCGCCCATTATTTCATCGACGCCAAGGGGCGGGTGCGCGCCGCGCGCTTTGGCGAGGGCCATTATGCCGAATCCGAACGGATCATCCAGCGGCTGATCGCCGAAAATGGCGGCGCGGTGGGGACGATGGACGCGGTCGAGGTCGCCGCGACCGGCGTCGGCGAGGCCGAAAGCGCGCGCAAGGACCGCTCGCCCGAAACCTATGTCGGCTATGCCCGCGCGGCGAATTTCGTCTCGCCGGGCGGCTTCGTGCGCGATGCGCGGCACGATTATGTGCTGCCCGCGCTCACGCAGCGCAACGATTGGGCGCTTGGCGGCGCGTGGGTCGTCGGCGGTGAGCATGCGGTGTCGGCGGCGCCCGGCGCGCGCATCGCCTTTCGCTTTCGCGGCCGCGACCTGCACCTTGTCCTCGGCGCCGCCGACGCAAAGGCGCCGGTGCGCTTCCGGGTGACGATCGACGGCAAGGCGCCGGGCGCCGATCATGGCCTCGATGTCGATGCGGCGGGGAATGGCGTGGTGACCGGCCAGCGGCTCTACCAGCTCGTGCGCCAGCAGGGACCACGCGAGCGCAGCTTCCAGATCGAATTTCAGGATCCCGGTGTGCAGGCGTTCGCCTTCACCTTTGGCTGATATCCGGCGGCTGATGGAAAAGCATCCGGGGGGCGGGGCCTGATGGCCGCTCCGCCCCCCGTCTGCATCGGGGGCAAGTGGGGGTTGTCCCGGTGGGGGCAGGGGGCATCAGGGACCAGACCGATGCCCCCCACCGCTCCATATGAGCGGAACACTCGGGAACATCCTATACCATACAAGGGCCGTGCCAATTCGCCGCTGCCGCGGGTTTCGGGGCCGGACGCTGGTTAGCGAATCCTTACCGCGCCATGGGGGTGTCAAAAATCCCGACACCCGCGCGACGCCAGCGATTGGGGGCGCGCCTCGATGCTTTTTCGCCCCCGCGCCCTTTTCCTTTGGCGGGGGGAATGCCACATGGGATGGATGAGCGAAGACAAGCCCTGGCCCGACACGATCCGCGCCGGCGAGTGCGAGCAGCACGAGCCGCTGGTGCGCCGCGTGCTCGCGCCCAATCCGTCGCCCTATACCTTCACCGGCACCCAGACCTGGATCGTCGGCGCGGGGAGCGACGTCGCGGTGATCGATCCGGGGCCGACGGGATCGGGGATGAGCATCGGCGATCCGCCCGACGCCAACGGCACGGGGCACGTCGATGCGATCCTGCGCGCGACCCAAGGTCAGCGCGTCGCCGCGATCCTGTGCACCCACACCCACCGCGATCATAGCCCCGCCGCCGCGCCGCTCCAGGCGGCGACCGGCGCGCCGATCATCGGCTGCGCGCCGCTCGCGCTGACCGACGACGGGCCGCGCGCCGACTCCGCCTTCGATCCCGACTATGCCCCTGACCATGTGCTGGCCGACGGCGAGCGCGTCGCGGGCGACGGCTGGACGCTCGAAGCGGTCGCGACGCCGGGGCACACGTCGAACCATCTCTGTTTTGCGTTGGTCGAAAGCGGCGCACTGTTCACCGGCGACCATGTCATGGCCTGGTCGACCAGCGTCGTCAGCCCGCCCGACGGCGACATGGCGGCCTATATGGCGAGCCTGTCGAAGCTTTATGAGCGCAGCGACCGCGTCTATTATCCGGCGCACGGTCCCGCGGTGACCAAGCCGCGGCAGCTTGTGCGCGGCATGCTGGGGCACCGCAGGCAGCGCGAGCGGCAGATATTGCGCGAACTGGAAAAGGGCGCGGCTGTGATCCCGGTCATGGTCGGCCATATGTACAAGGGGCTTGATCCGCGCCTGACGGGTGCGGCCGGCCGTTCGGTGCTGGCGCATCTGCTCGACCTGAAGGCGCGGGGACTGGTCCGCGCCCACGAAGAGCAATGGGAGCTTGCATGATAGTCTCGCTGATTCTGGCCGCCGCCGCGGGAGCCGTCGTGCCTGCGCCCGGTCCCGTCGTCGCGCTGGTGGCGGAGGAAGGGACGAGCCAATGCCTGCCCGACCACAGCCTGTGCCTGGAGGTCCCTCCGGTCGAGGACGGCGATGCGGGCGAAGCCGTGCTGCGCGTCGCCTCGCCCGGCGCCGCGACCGCTTCGCTGGCGCTGCCCGCATTCGCCGAGGCAGAGACGGTGGCGCTTTGGCCGAGGCTGATCCGGGCGAAGGGCGGCGAGGGCGCGCCGCGCTACCTCGTCGGCATTCTCAGCGGGCAGACGAGCATGTATTCGGGCGGCGGCGGTTCGGCGTCGCAGCTCCACCTTCTCGAACTGAGTGCGGCGCCCGGCGCGGCGCGGCTGGGCGGCGAGGCGCTCGAACTGCCGTGGGACGGTTCGCTGATGATCCGCGCCTGCTTTTCCGAGCAGGACAGCAAGGATCGGCTGGAGGCGTGCCACGACGAATATGAATTCGGCGCCGATCTGACGGCCGCTACCGCGTCGGGCGATGCCGTCTTTCCCACGCTGACCTATCGCGCCGTCGCCACCGCCTTTCCGCGCACCTCGCGCCGGTCACAGGATAATAGCGCGACGAAGCTGAAGCGCGCCGATCTGGTGCACGCCGAAGACCCGGCCTGCACCTATGATCGCGTGCTGCGCTATGATGCGGCGACGGCGCGCTATGCCATGGACCGGGCGGCGCCCGATTGTTCGGATTATACGACACCATGACCGACAGGACCGACCCCTCTCCCGCCCCGCGCCTGTTGCCGCGCCTGATCCTGCTCGCCGCCGCGGCGCTGCTCGCGCTCGCCGCGTGGTGGACGGTGTCCGCCTGGCGCGACTGGCAGCGCGGCTATGATCCCCAGACGGTGGTCGCCGCGAGCTTGCAGGGGTTGCAGGAACAAAATGTCCTCGTCCCCTTTACCGCGCGCTATGTCGCGGTCGTGACCTCGACGCAGGCGCGCCTCGGGCTGGAGGCGAAAAAGACGCTGATCATGCCGGGAACCGTGCGTTACGAGCTCGATCTCGGCAGCCTGAAGCCGTCCGATCTCGACTGGGACTCGGGCGTCAACGCGCTGACCGTCACGCTGCCGCCGCTGCGCCTCGCCGGGCCGGAAATCGATATCGACGCGATCAGCGAATATCGCGACGGCGTCATCCTGCTGACGCTGACCGACGCCGAAAAAACGCTCGACGCCGCGAACCGCAAGGCGGCGCAGGCGGAACTGATCAAGCAGGCGAGGGGGACGACCCCGATGCGGCTGGCGCAGAATGCCGCGCGCGTGGCGATCGAACAGAGCTTTGCCATGCCGCTGAAGGCCGCGGGGATCGACGCCAAGGTGACGGCGCGTTTCGCGGGCGCGCCGCCGCGCTGAATGCCGCTTTCCGTGTTCGTGCCCATGCTGTAAGATAGCGCAGGGTGCGGCCGGAGGGGGCGTGGCATGGCAACGATTGCGCAGGAGCCGCTCGTCGCGGCCGAAAAGGATCGTTTTTATTTTTGTACCGCGGTGGCGATGGCATTTGTCGTCGTGGCCGGCTTCACGACGCAATTGGTGATGGGGCGATCCACCTTTGCCGTGCGGCCTCTGGTCCATGTCCATGCCTTCGTCTTCATGGGCTGGGTGGCCCTTTTCGTCACCCAAAGCTGGCTTGCATCGCGCGGGTCCGCTGCGCAGCACCGCCAACTCGGGCGGATCGCCGCTGCGTGGGTTCCGTTGATGATCCTCATGGGGTTCTGGCTCACGATCGACGTCGTCCAGCGCGGAACGGCTCCCTTCTTTTTCCAGCCGCAGCATTTCCTCGTCGCCAATCCGATCGGTGTGCTGTGCTTTGGGGGCGTGGTCGCGGCGGCGTTCCGTCTGCGTCGGCGGAGCGACTGGCGCATGCGCCTTCAGATTTGCGCCATGGCGGCGATCATGGGTCCGGCGTTCGGGCGGCTGCTGCCGATGCCCCTGCTTATTCCCTATGCGTTTCAGACGGCGGTTCTGTTCGGCCTGCTGTTTCCGCTGACGGGAGCGCTGCGCGACTGGCAGCGCGATGGGCATGTTCATCCGGCCTGGTGGTGGGGCATGCTGGGCGTCGTCGCGGTGATCCCGATCGCGCAACTTGTCGCCTTTTCCTCGTTTGGCGATGCTCTTTATGCCTCGGTGACCGCCGGTCATCCGGGTGCTGCGATCCCGGGCCTTGCCTTCGCATCGCCGCCGCCCATGTAGGGAGCGGCGAATTGCCCTGCCGCCGGTCGCGGTGTAGGGGGTTCGCCAAGGCCAAAGCCACATAAGGAAACGCCATGACTGCTCCCATCCGCGAGTCTCTCTCGGGCCTCGACCTGCGCGCCGAAATCGACCGCCTCCGCAAGGACCGCAACGCCGTCATCCTCGCGCATTATTACCAGAAGCCCGAGATTCAGGATCTCGCCGATTTCGTCGGCGATTCGCTCGAGCTGTCGCGCAAGGCGGCGGACACCGACGCCGACGTCATCGCCTTTTGCGGGGTCAAGTTCATGGCCGAGACCGCGAAGATATTGTCGCCCGAAAAGATCGTCGTGCTGCCCGACATGGATGCGGGGTGCAGCCTCGAGGACAGTTGTCCGCCCGAACAGTTCAAACGTTTCCGCGACGCGCACCCCGATCATATCGCGCTGACCTATATCAATTGCTCGGCGGCGGTGAAGGCGCTCAGCGACGTCATCGTCACCTCGTCGAGCGCCGAGACGATCATCAGCCAGATCCCGCCCGAGCAGAAGATCATCTTTGGCCCCGACCGCCACCTCGGCGGCTATCTCAACCGCAAGTTCGGGCGCGACATGCTGCTGTGGCCGGGCGTGTGCATCGTCCACGAGGCGTTCAGCGAAACCGAGCTGCTGAAGCTCAAGGCGCAGCATCCGGACGCGCCGGTCGCGGCGCATCCCGAATGCCCGCCCTATATCATCGACCATGCCGACTATGTCGGGTCGACCAGCGGCATCCTGCAGTTCGCCAAGACCTTTGCCGGCGACACGCTGATCGTCGCGACCGAGCCGCACATCATCCACCAGATGGAAAAGGCGCTGCCCGAAAAGAGCTTCATCGGTGCGCCGGGGGCCGACGGCAACTGCAACTGCAACATCTGCCCCTATATGGCGCTCAACACGATGGAAAAGCTCTACCTCGCGCTGCGCGACCTGCAGCCGCGGATCGAGATGGACGAGACGCTGCGCCTGGGCGCGAAGAAAAGCCTCGACCGGATGCTCGAGATGGCGTCGGGGACGGTGGGGAAGGGCGATTTGGGGCGGGCTTGAGTCGGCGTCCGACGACTCAGCCGCCTGTCGATACATCCGAGTCGCGACGGCGATTCGTTTGGTGCGATGCAGCAATCGAATCCGAAAATGCTGCGCGTCTGTTACAAAAATGCTGCGCGGAATCCGCTTGTTGCTAATGCCGGACTTATCCACAAGCGTGGAGGATGTGGGCGGGTTTTACGCGCTTTTTCTGTTGGCGGCCGGGCCGGTTCGTGACAGCTTCCAATCATCGGACGACAGAGACGTCGGATCACCGGAACCCAAAGGGTGGTTGCAAGACCAGCCGGACGGAAACGGACCGAACCGACGAGGACATCGACCGATACCCGATCACGGAACGCCGCGATTCCCACGAGTTGAGGTGGACCCGATCGGACAGGAAACGCAGTCCATCGCTTCGGAAGAGCGACTGCTTCGGCAGAGACTCGGACAAGATGATGAAGGGCTTTCCAGGTGAGGCCGGCCCCCGCAAGGGGGCCGACCGAACCATCGCCGGATCGTTCCGGCGCCAGCGGCAACGCCTGGTTGCGGTCCCTTGGCCGAAAGGTCGATGGAGCGAAACGGCGCGGAGCGCAGCGCAGGGGGAAACCGGATAGTGGGGGTTGGCAGCGATGCCGACCCCCATTTCGCATGCGCCCGGCGCGCAGCAGTGTTCCTGCGATCTTTTTCGCGGTCGCCCGCAAAAATCTTCCCTCAAAAACCGCCTCCTGTGATGTCGGTCACACCGCGGTCGGCGAAGCCTGCCTATCGCCGTCGTTGCGACCCGGAACAGTTCCCCGACCGGAACTGATCCTCCTGTCCCGGCCGCGCCCTTCGGGGCTGCGGCCGGGAACCTTTCGCAGCCTTCTCGCATTATTCCTTCATCGGGCGAGCGACGCCGGGGTCCGGCCTCGCTTGCGCATTTCGGTTGCTGCCGGGTGCGTCGTCCGGTTGCTTCGGGTCCGGTCGGTTCGGGCCCGCTTGGTTCGGGAAGGAAGGATCATGCGAGGATTCGTCATCGCCCCGGTCGTCGTCGGCGGCCCTGGATGAACCCGCCGACCCCCGCCGCGCGATCGCCGCCATTTCGCTAGGCGATTGCAGATATTTAGGTTAGCATCGACCCGCCTGTCCCATCAGGCGCCATAATGATCATAGGGGGTCATAACATGATTGATTTCATTATCGCACTCGTCATGGGCGGCATCATCGGCTGGCTCGCCAGCATCGTGATGCGCACCGATGCCCAGCAGGGCATCTTCCTCAACATCATCGTCGGTTGTATCGGCTCGATCCTCGGTCGGCTGCTGCTCGGCGGTGTCTTCGGCGGCGGCCATTTGCGCGGCGACGCCTTCGATTGGCGAACGCTGGTGACGGCCTTCATCGGCGCGATCATCCTGCTCGCCATCGTCAACCTGATCCGGCGCGGCAGCGTGCGCTGACGGAAAAGCCGGCGCTCCGGTCCGATCCGGGCCGGGTCCGGGTGAAATGGGGGCGGTCGACCTGGGTCGGCCGCCCCCATTTTCATGAACGCAAACACTGGAAATCATGGGCCGGCTTCTCTATGGCGCGGCTCCCTGGGGGATGGGGAAGCGGCAATCCATCGCCTCTTGCGCGCGGTGATTTAATAGGGTAACACACCTTCAGAGGATATCCTGCCCCGCGGGCCGGGCGCTTTGCCGACGGCGACGCGCGAACGGTGGCCGCGGACGGCGGAGGGGACGTGGCGTGAACTACGAACGGAAAGTGGATTCGATGGACAGCCTGGCGGGGACGCAAAGCTTTTACGAAGAGACGGACAATCGCCGCAAGCGGACGCGGCTGATCGTCGCCGTCGTGCTGATCGTCCTGGCGCTCGCGGCGGCCTGGTTCGCCTTTTCGAGCGTCAAGGGCGACGGCGCGGCGCCGGCGGGCGGCCCCGGAGCGCAGGCGGTTCCCCATGTGACCGTCATGATTCCGGGCCGCGTGCCGGTCGTTGCCGCGATCGCGGTGAACGGCACGATCGCGGCGCGGCGCGAGATGCCGGTCGGCATCGCGGGCGAGGGCGGGCAGGTGGTTCGCGTGCTCGTCGAGCCCGGCCAGTGGGTCGGCGCCGGGCAGACGCTCGCCGTCCTCGACCGGTCGGTGCAGACGCAGCAGGCGGCCAGCCTGTCGGCGTCGATCAAGGTGGCGCAGGCCGACGCCAATCTGGCCCAGTCTGAACTCGATCGCGCGCAGGCGCTGGTCGGCCGCGGTTTCATCTCGAAGGCCGATCTCGACCGCAAGCGCGCAACCCGCGATTCAGCGAACGCGCGCGTCCGCGTCGCGCAGGCGCAATATCAGGAAGCCGTCGCGCGCAACGGCCGGCTCAACATCGTCGCGCCCGCGGCGGGACTGGTGCTGACGCGCCAGGTCGAGCCCGGTCAGGTCGTCGGCGCGGGCGCCGGCGTCCTGTTCCGCATGGCGAAGGGCGGCGAGATGGAAATGCTCGCGCAGCTTGCCGAAGCCGACCTCCAGCGCGTCAAGATCGGCACCCGCGCGACGGTTACCCCGGTTGGCAGCGACCTGAAGATCGCGGGCCAGGTGTGGCAGGTGTCCCCGATCGTCAACATGGACACGCGGCAGGGCACGGTGCGCATCGCGATTCCCTATAGCAGCGCGCTGCGCCCCGGCGGCTTTGCCGACGCGCGGCTCGTGGCGGGCTCGGGCGAGGCGCCGCTGCTTCCCGAAAGCGCGGTGCAAAGCGGCCCCGAGGGCAATTTCGTGCTGATCGTCGGCAAGGACGACAAGGTCGAACGGCGCGCCGTGAAGGTCGGCACGGTCACCGACGGCGGCGTGTCGATCGCATCGGGCCTGGCCGGTACCGAAAAGGTCATCGTGCTCGCGGGCGCTTTCCTCAATCCCGGCGACAAGGTGAAGCCGGTGTTGCAGAAATCCGCGCAGTAAGCAGCACCAACCGCAAGTGCAGGAACCGCTAGTGCCAAGGGCGTTCGAACCATGAGCTTTCGCAATATTTCCGCCTGGTGCATCCGCAATCCGGTGCCGCCGGTCGTGCTGTTCATCCTGTTGCTGCTGGCCGGCGTCGTCAGTTTCAACCGGATGGACGTGAACGATCAGCCGGACATCGAATTCCCGGCGGTGCAGGTCATCGTGGTGCAGCCCGGCGCGGCGCCGTCCGAGCTGGAGACGCAGGTAACCCAGCGCATCGAGGCCGCGGTGCGCAGCGTCAGCGGGGTCGACGAGCTGTCCTCCTATGTCAGCGAGGGCAACAGCCGGACGATGGTGCAGTTCGCGATCGGCACCCCGATCGACCGCGCCTATAATGACGTCAACCAGGCGGTTCAGCAGATCCGCAGCGACCTGCCCGACGGCATCCTCGAACCGCAGGTGGTGCGCGTCGACATCGCGGGCGGCCCGATCACCTACTTCTCGGTCGAGGCGTCCGACATGACGCTCGAACAGCTGAGCTGGTTCGTCGACAATACGGTCGCCAAGGAATTGCTGTCGATCCACGGCATGGCGAAGGTCAGCCGGTCGGGCGGCGTCGACCGCGAAATTCGCGTCATCCTCGATCCCGCGCGGATGCAGAGCTATGGCCTGACCGCCAGCCAGGTGAACCAGGAACTGCGTCAGACGAACGTCAACGCCGCCGGCGGCCGCACCGAGATCGCGGGATCCGAACAGGCGGTCCGCGTCCTCGGCAACGCCGCCAGCGCCTTTGCGCTTGGCGAGACGCGCATCGCGATCGGCAATGGGCGGACGATCCGGCTGGGCGACGTCGCGAAGGTGACCGACGGCTATGCCGAACAGCGCAACCTTGCGAAAATTCGCGGCAAGCAGGTGCTGTCCTTCTCGATCGAAAA
This window contains:
- a CDS encoding MBL fold metallo-hydrolase → MSEDKPWPDTIRAGECEQHEPLVRRVLAPNPSPYTFTGTQTWIVGAGSDVAVIDPGPTGSGMSIGDPPDANGTGHVDAILRATQGQRVAAILCTHTHRDHSPAAAPLQAATGAPIIGCAPLALTDDGPRADSAFDPDYAPDHVLADGERVAGDGWTLEAVATPGHTSNHLCFALVESGALFTGDHVMAWSTSVVSPPDGDMAAYMASLSKLYERSDRVYYPAHGPAVTKPRQLVRGMLGHRRQRERQILRELEKGAAVIPVMVGHMYKGLDPRLTGAAGRSVLAHLLDLKARGLVRAHEEQWELA
- a CDS encoding DUF4230 domain-containing protein, whose translation is MTDRTDPSPAPRLLPRLILLAAAALLALAAWWTVSAWRDWQRGYDPQTVVAASLQGLQEQNVLVPFTARYVAVVTSTQARLGLEAKKTLIMPGTVRYELDLGSLKPSDLDWDSGVNALTVTLPPLRLAGPEIDIDAISEYRDGVILLTLTDAEKTLDAANRKAAQAELIKQARGTTPMRLAQNAARVAIEQSFAMPLKAAGIDAKVTARFAGAPPR
- the nadA gene encoding quinolinate synthase NadA; amino-acid sequence: MTAPIRESLSGLDLRAEIDRLRKDRNAVILAHYYQKPEIQDLADFVGDSLELSRKAADTDADVIAFCGVKFMAETAKILSPEKIVVLPDMDAGCSLEDSCPPEQFKRFRDAHPDHIALTYINCSAAVKALSDVIVTSSSAETIISQIPPEQKIIFGPDRHLGGYLNRKFGRDMLLWPGVCIVHEAFSETELLKLKAQHPDAPVAAHPECPPYIIDHADYVGSTSGILQFAKTFAGDTLIVATEPHIIHQMEKALPEKSFIGAPGADGNCNCNICPYMALNTMEKLYLALRDLQPRIEMDETLRLGAKKSLDRMLEMASGTVGKGDLGRA
- a CDS encoding GlsB/YeaQ/YmgE family stress response membrane protein, whose protein sequence is MIDFIIALVMGGIIGWLASIVMRTDAQQGIFLNIIVGCIGSILGRLLLGGVFGGGHLRGDAFDWRTLVTAFIGAIILLAIVNLIRRGSVR
- a CDS encoding efflux RND transporter periplasmic adaptor subunit, which produces MNYERKVDSMDSLAGTQSFYEETDNRRKRTRLIVAVVLIVLALAAAWFAFSSVKGDGAAPAGGPGAQAVPHVTVMIPGRVPVVAAIAVNGTIAARREMPVGIAGEGGQVVRVLVEPGQWVGAGQTLAVLDRSVQTQQAASLSASIKVAQADANLAQSELDRAQALVGRGFISKADLDRKRATRDSANARVRVAQAQYQEAVARNGRLNIVAPAAGLVLTRQVEPGQVVGAGAGVLFRMAKGGEMEMLAQLAEADLQRVKIGTRATVTPVGSDLKIAGQVWQVSPIVNMDTRQGTVRIAIPYSSALRPGGFADARLVAGSGEAPLLPESAVQSGPEGNFVLIVGKDDKVERRAVKVGTVTDGGVSIASGLAGTEKVIVLAGAFLNPGDKVKPVLQKSAQ